In a single window of the Acinetobacter tibetensis genome:
- a CDS encoding acyl-CoA thioesterase: MSLFNEYPIVYEQNVAWGDMDAFGHVNNVMYYRYIESARIQYFDALNIFEQSVLTVVASNQCKYLRPVFYPDQLKIAVRVDELRNSAMRMSYLLFSTAQDAVVAMAEAVIVCVDQDNMQKTAIPDDIREKILKMEQHVGHLI; this comes from the coding sequence ATGTCGTTATTCAATGAATATCCAATCGTGTATGAGCAAAATGTTGCATGGGGGGATATGGATGCTTTTGGACATGTAAATAATGTGATGTATTATCGATATATTGAAAGTGCCCGTATTCAATATTTTGATGCATTAAATATATTTGAGCAAAGCGTATTGACGGTTGTTGCATCAAATCAGTGCAAATATTTACGACCTGTATTTTATCCAGACCAACTCAAAATTGCTGTTCGTGTGGATGAATTGCGTAATAGTGCAATGCGTATGAGTTATCTATTATTTAGTACGGCACAAGATGCAGTCGTTGCGATGGCAGAGGCGGTGATTGTTTGTGTTGATCAAGACAATATGCAAAAAACCGCAATACCTGATGATATTCGTGAGAAGATTCTCAAAATGGAACAGCATGTTGGACATTTAATTTAA
- a CDS encoding oxidative damage protection protein produces the protein MSRQIFCRKYQKEMEGLDFAPFPGAKGEEFFNNISKQAWQEWLKHQTTLINEKRLNVFEPEAKKFLEEQREKFFSNDSSIETAEGWKPEA, from the coding sequence ATGTCTCGACAAATATTCTGCCGTAAGTATCAAAAAGAGATGGAAGGCTTAGACTTTGCGCCATTTCCTGGTGCCAAAGGCGAAGAGTTCTTCAATAATATTTCCAAACAAGCATGGCAAGAATGGTTAAAACACCAAACAACACTAATCAATGAAAAGCGTTTAAATGTGTTTGAACCTGAAGCCAAGAAGTTTTTAGAAGAACAGCGTGAGAAGTTCTTTAGCAATGACAGCAGTATTGAAACTGCCGAAGGTTGGAAACCAGAAGCTTAA
- the hemC gene encoding hydroxymethylbilane synthase, translated as MKTLKIATRQSPLALWQAEFIRSCLEERNADLKVELVTFVTQGDKILDTPLAKIGGKGLFVKELEAALLDGRADLAVHSMKDVPMALPEGLSLAVICEREDPFDAFVSNHYANFNDLPQGAKVGTSSLRRKCQILKQRPDLEIIDLRGNVGTRLSKLDAGLYDAIILASAGLKRLGLSARIRHTLPASVSLPAVGQGALGLECREDDQQVLDLIQPLLHMETSACVRAERAFNAYLEGGCQVPIAGYATLHADELHIEGRVGSVDGATLLVAELRGPVVQAEQLGEALAQQLLKLGAGELLQALH; from the coding sequence ATGAAAACTTTGAAGATTGCAACACGCCAAAGTCCCCTTGCTTTATGGCAGGCAGAATTTATTCGTTCCTGTTTGGAAGAGCGCAATGCTGATTTAAAGGTGGAGTTGGTTACGTTTGTCACTCAAGGCGATAAAATTTTAGATACGCCGTTGGCGAAAATCGGCGGGAAAGGTTTGTTTGTCAAAGAGCTGGAAGCTGCGCTGTTGGATGGTCGAGCCGATTTGGCGGTACACTCTATGAAGGATGTCCCTATGGCACTTCCAGAAGGTTTAAGCTTGGCGGTGATTTGTGAACGTGAAGATCCGTTTGATGCTTTTGTTTCAAACCACTATGCAAATTTTAACGATTTGCCACAGGGTGCTAAAGTAGGAACATCAAGCTTGCGCCGTAAATGTCAAATTCTGAAGCAGCGTCCAGATCTTGAAATTATTGATTTACGCGGTAATGTCGGAACCCGTCTGTCGAAATTAGATGCAGGTTTATATGATGCCATCATTCTAGCGAGTGCAGGACTTAAGCGCTTAGGGCTTTCAGCGCGTATTCGCCATACCTTGCCGGCCAGTGTTAGTTTGCCAGCGGTAGGACAAGGGGCATTGGGGTTGGAATGTCGTGAAGATGATCAACAGGTTTTAGATTTAATCCAACCTTTGTTGCATATGGAAACTTCGGCTTGTGTTCGTGCTGAACGTGCCTTTAATGCTTATTTAGAAGGTGGTTGTCAGGTGCCAATTGCAGGTTATGCCACTTTACATGCAGATGAGTTACACATTGAAGGACGTGTTGGCAGTGTCGATGGTGCCACTTTATTGGTTGCTGAATTGCGTGGACCAGTGGTGCAAGCAGAGCAGCTAGGTGAAGCGTTGGCACAACAACTACTCAAGTTAGGTGCAGGAGAACTGCTCCAAGCTTTGCATTAA
- the gspN gene encoding type II secretion system protein N translates to MTKKNKHLAWWIFALSTFLFFVVLQIPAAWLISKFYKNNQVLQNVSGNIWQGQADWHQGALKGSLNWKVRPLDLLLLRLGAQVDVHSGRTQLQGTVGYGLGQRWTVKALSGEIAPETLKRVADWQWPSNPIQVQDLQFKYQKKQGFQQAEGTVQWVGGELTYRFAQRQEQMNIPSLKGSLSDRDQVLMVDVRDQRDQKMINLLLDKNLMLDVQITQRMLMNVPSYQGKAGLDTYVVSSRQPLLKGGM, encoded by the coding sequence ATGACAAAAAAAAATAAGCACCTTGCATGGTGGATTTTTGCATTAAGTACATTTTTATTTTTTGTAGTGCTGCAAATTCCTGCAGCATGGCTCATTTCTAAATTTTATAAAAATAATCAAGTTTTACAAAATGTTAGTGGTAATATTTGGCAAGGGCAGGCGGATTGGCATCAGGGGGCTTTAAAAGGCTCATTGAATTGGAAGGTGCGCCCTTTAGATTTATTGTTGCTTCGTTTGGGTGCTCAAGTTGATGTTCATAGTGGGCGTACCCAGTTACAAGGTACCGTGGGCTATGGTTTGGGGCAGCGTTGGACTGTGAAAGCATTATCTGGGGAAATTGCCCCAGAAACATTAAAGCGGGTTGCCGATTGGCAATGGCCGAGTAATCCGATTCAAGTCCAAGACTTACAGTTTAAATATCAAAAAAAACAAGGCTTTCAACAAGCAGAAGGCACCGTGCAGTGGGTTGGTGGTGAGCTGACTTATCGCTTTGCACAACGTCAAGAGCAAATGAATATTCCTTCATTAAAAGGAAGCTTAAGTGATCGAGATCAAGTGCTGATGGTTGATGTGCGAGATCAGCGTGATCAAAAAATGATAAATCTGCTTTTGGATAAAAACTTGATGCTTGATGTGCAGATTACTCAACGTATGTTGATGAATGTGCCGTCGTATCAAGGTAAAGCAGGTTTAGATACCTATGTCGTGAGTTCTCGTCAGCCCCTGTTGAAAGGTGGTATGTAA
- a CDS encoding uroporphyrinogen-III synthase encodes MLFINTRPNTRATELSLNIQQAGIQVLELPLLVLEPCAWSSELQDLYQQLPRATCIVVVSPSAVEFGMQGLKQSGVSLQALSKVQWIAVGEKTAQALAQYGLSSHVPKVETSEGMLQIPLLQDLSPSACVAFWRGQGGRQFMMETLQQQGVSVLNFILYQRHCPAQTIQNFDQVVVQLQHHQHYSVLISSEASWLNWLELMQAHMELLARGHFMVLGERLYQVLLNTQRQQHLSFHLYQLPDLNTATILQCLRAMPRNA; translated from the coding sequence ATGTTGTTTATTAATACCCGCCCGAATACTCGTGCGACCGAACTTAGCTTAAACATCCAACAAGCAGGTATTCAAGTCTTGGAGCTTCCATTGTTGGTGTTGGAGCCGTGTGCATGGTCATCTGAGTTGCAGGATTTGTATCAGCAGTTACCGAGGGCGACCTGTATTGTGGTGGTCAGTCCTTCGGCGGTTGAATTTGGGATGCAGGGCTTAAAGCAAAGTGGTGTGTCGCTACAAGCCTTAAGTAAGGTGCAGTGGATTGCAGTCGGTGAAAAAACGGCACAAGCACTGGCCCAATATGGCTTATCTAGTCATGTGCCTAAGGTTGAAACATCAGAGGGGATGTTGCAGATTCCATTGTTGCAAGATCTGTCTCCATCTGCTTGTGTGGCTTTTTGGCGAGGACAAGGTGGGCGTCAATTTATGATGGAGACTTTGCAACAGCAAGGTGTTTCTGTTTTAAATTTTATTTTGTATCAACGACATTGCCCAGCGCAGACGATTCAAAATTTTGATCAAGTTGTCGTACAGTTGCAACACCATCAGCACTATAGTGTGCTGATTAGCAGTGAAGCCAGTTGGCTAAACTGGTTGGAATTGATGCAAGCCCATATGGAGTTGCTGGCACGAGGACATTTTATGGTATTGGGTGAGCGACTTTATCAAGTGCTGTTAAATACACAGCGACAACAGCATTTATCATTTCATCTCTATCAATTACCTGATTTAAATACAGCAACAATATTGCAATGCCTTCGAGCGATGCCGAGAAATGCATGA
- a CDS encoding heme biosynthesis protein HemY, protein MKQILLAYAFICLLVIAVISVLSYGFGAGYVYVYWREWQLQSNVWFMFVLLAVLGFIFQLVWLLLKRYFTRAQRKQIEIYDFKTLHPYEQLAVIWLLDAGREQQQFIQNAFAQSGLLRGVIDSRLYLMQQEYPQALSVLNHSHAMAFELAEIQRIQVYLAQQDGEQALTHLEFLTQHELSPWLKDVQVAYEQRLTELWGVFAVQFPWLYLRSMQYGHLDEATKQAWLEQLLQQFDQASAENLQDLQQRYLDLSTEIETRSYHIKMLWLKLLSRLPDLSQQHETLALHLLDQQFNPEVFYSWFQQQLLKQVPNYSDVEQYIQDWELKYPSLPVLTFAKWHIYEATDRLNKADALLTLYPDNVLMNYLRIKSTLKNREDLIHQLNLIFENNANFMKIKI, encoded by the coding sequence ATGAAACAGATTCTTTTAGCCTATGCTTTTATATGCCTGCTTGTGATTGCTGTGATTAGTGTGTTGAGTTACGGTTTTGGTGCAGGCTATGTTTATGTGTATTGGCGTGAATGGCAGTTACAGAGTAATGTCTGGTTCATGTTCGTGCTTTTGGCTGTGCTGGGCTTTATTTTTCAGTTGGTTTGGCTGTTGCTGAAACGCTATTTTACGCGTGCACAAAGAAAACAAATCGAAATCTACGACTTCAAGACCTTGCATCCTTATGAGCAGTTGGCTGTCATTTGGTTATTAGATGCGGGTCGGGAGCAACAGCAATTTATTCAAAATGCATTTGCCCAGTCTGGTTTATTACGCGGTGTAATTGACTCAAGACTGTATTTGATGCAGCAGGAATATCCACAAGCGTTGTCTGTTTTAAATCATAGCCATGCCATGGCATTTGAATTGGCAGAAATTCAACGCATTCAAGTTTATCTGGCGCAGCAAGATGGTGAGCAAGCACTAACACATCTTGAGTTTTTAACTCAGCATGAATTATCCCCTTGGCTAAAGGATGTGCAAGTCGCGTATGAGCAACGCTTAACCGAACTGTGGGGGGTGTTTGCTGTGCAGTTTCCGTGGTTGTATTTACGTTCTATGCAATATGGACATTTAGATGAAGCCACCAAACAAGCATGGTTAGAGCAACTTTTACAACAGTTTGACCAAGCCAGTGCCGAAAACTTGCAAGATTTGCAACAACGTTACTTAGATTTGTCGACTGAAATCGAAACCCGTAGTTACCACATTAAGATGCTGTGGTTAAAACTATTATCGCGGTTACCTGACTTAAGTCAGCAGCATGAAACTTTGGCCTTACATTTACTAGATCAGCAGTTTAATCCTGAGGTGTTTTATTCATGGTTCCAGCAACAATTGTTGAAGCAGGTGCCAAATTATAGCGACGTAGAGCAATATATTCAGGATTGGGAGTTGAAATATCCATCTTTACCAGTTTTGACCTTTGCAAAATGGCATATCTACGAAGCGACTGATCGGTTAAATAAAGCAGATGCATTATTAACTTTATATCCTGATAATGTGCTCATGAATTATTTAAGGATTAAATCGACGTTGAAAAATCGGGAAGATTTGATTCATCAGTTAAATTTGATCTTTGAAAATAATGCGAATTTTATGAAAATCAAGATTTAA
- a CDS encoding H-NS family nucleoid-associated regulatory protein, producing MMPDISNLSVEELKRLQVEAEALIVSKKDQAIEDAYTQIMDIADKVGLSIEQILEFGATKRKKSTRKSVEPRYRNKSDVSETWTGRGKQPRWLVAELEKGAKLEDFLI from the coding sequence ATGATGCCGGACATTAGTAATTTATCTGTAGAAGAGTTAAAGCGTTTACAAGTAGAAGCGGAAGCCTTAATCGTTTCTAAAAAAGACCAAGCAATTGAAGATGCATATACTCAGATTATGGATATTGCTGATAAAGTGGGTTTGAGTATTGAGCAAATCTTAGAGTTTGGCGCAACTAAACGTAAGAAAAGTACTCGTAAATCTGTAGAGCCACGTTATCGCAATAAATCAGATGTATCAGAAACTTGGACTGGTCGTGGTAAACAACCGCGCTGGTTAGTGGCTGAATTGGAAAAAGGCGCAAAACTTGAGGATTTTCTCATCTAG
- the argH gene encoding argininosuccinate lyase produces MTTSSNSSNPSQAQTSGMWGGRFTEATDAFVAEFTASVQFDQRFYKQDIAGSIAHATMLAKVGVLTESERDAITEGLRTIQAEIEAGNFEWRIDLEDVHMNIESRLTQRIGIAGKKLHTGRSRNDQVATDIRLYVRDEIDAILELLAKLQKGILSLAVKNTGTIMPGFTHLQTAQPVTFGHHLLAWFEMLVRDSERLIDCRKRVNRMPLGSAALAGTTYPIDRAYTAELLGFEAVSENSLDAVSDRDFGIEFNAAASLIMMHLSRMSEELILWTSAQFKFVNIPDRFCTGSSIMPQKKNPDVPELVRGKTGRVYGDLMSLLTLMKGQPLAYNKDNQEDKEPLFDAIDTVRGSLMAFADMIPALVPNIEIMREAALRGFSTATDLADYLVKNGVAFRDAHEIVGKAVALGVQEGKDLSELTLEQLQQFSDLIQADVFEKALTLEASVNARNHIGGTAPAQVEAAIARAHVRLEKLYA; encoded by the coding sequence ATGACCACATCTTCTAATTCCTCTAATCCGTCACAAGCCCAGACTTCTGGCATGTGGGGCGGTCGTTTTACTGAAGCGACTGACGCTTTTGTTGCAGAATTTACCGCATCTGTGCAATTTGACCAACGCTTTTATAAACAAGATATTGCAGGCTCAATTGCCCATGCAACTATGTTAGCAAAAGTTGGCGTACTAACTGAATCTGAACGTGATGCCATTACCGAAGGTCTCCGCACCATTCAGGCTGAAATTGAAGCAGGCAATTTCGAATGGCGTATCGACTTAGAAGATGTGCATATGAACATTGAGTCACGTCTGACTCAACGTATCGGCATTGCAGGTAAAAAATTACATACGGGTCGTAGCCGTAATGACCAAGTCGCAACGGATATTCGCCTTTATGTGCGTGATGAAATTGATGCCATTTTAGAACTCTTGGCGAAACTGCAAAAAGGCATTCTATCTTTAGCAGTAAAAAATACTGGCACAATTATGCCGGGCTTTACTCACCTGCAAACAGCTCAACCTGTAACCTTTGGTCACCACTTATTGGCATGGTTTGAAATGCTGGTGCGTGACTCTGAACGTTTAATTGACTGCCGTAAACGTGTGAATCGTATGCCGTTGGGTTCGGCTGCTCTTGCTGGGACAACTTACCCAATCGACCGTGCTTATACGGCTGAGCTTCTTGGTTTCGAAGCTGTTTCTGAAAACTCACTCGATGCCGTATCGGATCGTGATTTCGGCATTGAATTCAATGCCGCAGCATCACTGATTATGATGCACTTATCTCGTATGTCTGAAGAGCTGATTCTATGGACATCTGCACAGTTTAAATTCGTCAATATTCCTGACCGCTTCTGTACTGGTTCTTCAATCATGCCGCAGAAGAAAAACCCAGATGTGCCTGAATTGGTTCGTGGTAAAACTGGTCGTGTTTATGGTGACTTAATGAGTTTACTGACCCTCATGAAAGGTCAACCCTTGGCATACAACAAGGACAATCAAGAAGATAAAGAACCTTTATTTGACGCGATTGATACCGTACGTGGTTCACTCATGGCATTTGCTGACATGATTCCTGCATTGGTTCCAAACATTGAGATTATGCGCGAAGCAGCTCTTCGTGGTTTCTCAACCGCGACAGACTTGGCAGACTACCTTGTGAAAAATGGTGTGGCATTCCGTGATGCACACGAAATTGTAGGTAAAGCCGTTGCACTTGGGGTACAAGAAGGAAAAGATTTATCGGAACTAACACTTGAGCAACTTCAACAGTTCTCTGACTTGATTCAAGCCGATGTATTTGAAAAAGCACTCACTTTAGAAGCATCAGTGAATGCACGTAACCACATTGGCGGTACCGCACCAGCGCAAGTCGAAGCTGCGATTGCACGCGCCCATGTTCGTTTAGAAAAACTTTACGCTTAA
- a CDS encoding sensor histidine kinase, with protein MWSCRLSKIKNRQIKQSIANSKAVAEAPASYSYFFSTAGRWQNLVELCIAGNILAILLALAEAHSWQALSGTQVLLFMLYINWVLLCFTAIVERLQPRLEHWGLTSMLLLGFVILQSIIFCTSLILNIFVFFGQNFSFKGLDLSSALHGVVLHLSYGGLLGAFCFRYLYIREQWMRQQHSELHARIQAMQARIHPHFLFNSLNSAISLIVVDPDKAEQMLLDLSRLFRASFQELKLVKLQDEIELCQRYLAIEQIRLGNRLQVEWKFVHPELFSQVQIPLLTLQPLLENSIFHGVEKTLSTSIVSVLVEITQHQVNIVITNPYTQDKINLRQGHGIAIDNVKQRLMAYYGRAVIFRTFAGDGMYTTVVQYPYK; from the coding sequence ATGTGGTCATGTCGGCTCAGTAAAATAAAAAATCGGCAAATTAAACAGAGTATAGCAAATTCAAAAGCAGTTGCCGAAGCCCCAGCATCCTATTCTTATTTTTTTAGTACGGCGGGACGGTGGCAAAATTTAGTCGAGCTGTGTATCGCAGGCAATATTTTAGCCATTTTGTTGGCTTTGGCCGAAGCACATTCATGGCAAGCCCTGAGTGGGACGCAAGTGCTGCTATTTATGCTGTATATCAATTGGGTCTTGCTGTGCTTTACGGCAATTGTTGAGCGCCTGCAACCTCGCTTAGAACATTGGGGGCTAACTTCAATGTTGCTGTTGGGTTTTGTGATTTTACAAAGCATTATTTTTTGTACCAGCTTGATTCTCAATATTTTTGTCTTTTTTGGGCAAAACTTTAGCTTTAAAGGTTTGGATCTTTCGAGTGCATTGCACGGTGTGGTGCTACATTTAAGTTATGGGGGATTGCTGGGGGCATTTTGCTTTCGATATTTGTATATTCGAGAACAATGGATGCGACAGCAACACAGTGAACTGCATGCACGTATTCAGGCGATGCAGGCCCGAATTCATCCGCATTTTTTATTTAATAGCTTAAATAGTGCCATCAGTTTAATTGTTGTTGATCCTGATAAAGCTGAACAAATGCTGTTAGATTTATCGCGTTTATTTCGTGCCAGTTTCCAAGAGTTAAAGCTGGTGAAGTTGCAAGATGAAATTGAATTGTGCCAACGTTATTTGGCGATTGAGCAGATTCGCCTAGGAAATCGGTTGCAGGTTGAATGGAAATTTGTACATCCTGAATTATTTTCGCAGGTCCAAATTCCGTTGCTCACTTTGCAACCTTTGCTAGAAAATAGTATTTTTCATGGGGTTGAGAAAACATTATCAACCAGTATAGTGAGTGTATTGGTCGAAATTACACAACATCAAGTCAATATTGTCATTACAAACCCGTACACACAGGATAAAATAAATTTACGACAAGGACACGGTATTGCCATTGATAATGTAAAACAGCGTCTCATGGCGTATTATGGGCGCGCAGTCATCTTCCGAACTTTTGCAGGGGATGGGATGTATACCACTGTGGTGCAATACCCGTATAAATAA
- a CDS encoding LytR/AlgR family response regulator transcription factor, with the protein MDILICDDEPLAVERLSRLVTQMGHQVIATAAYGQQAIEMVQFYQPDVVLLDIQMPEMDGLTCAQYLRQLEPSPAIVFCTAYDQHALDAFKSHAEGYLLKPIMQQELQQVLDQLTKLTQAQMSNLKQKEDMDNQAQRHQIAAKTYRGVELVPVENIYYFLADQKYVTVRHKNGSVLIDETLKDLELEFGERFIRIHRNALVSVHYLEGLEVINSGQYQVRCRELDERLSVSRRHLPNLRERIHKL; encoded by the coding sequence ATGGACATCCTGATTTGTGATGATGAGCCTCTTGCAGTAGAGCGTTTATCCAGATTGGTCACGCAAATGGGGCATCAGGTTATTGCAACCGCGGCTTATGGTCAGCAAGCAATTGAAATGGTGCAATTTTATCAACCCGATGTGGTGCTTTTAGATATACAAATGCCAGAAATGGATGGTTTAACCTGCGCGCAATATTTGCGTCAGTTGGAACCATCCCCAGCTATCGTATTTTGTACGGCTTACGACCAGCATGCCTTGGATGCGTTTAAATCGCATGCCGAAGGCTACTTGCTAAAACCGATTATGCAACAGGAATTGCAACAGGTTTTAGACCAACTGACCAAACTCACGCAAGCGCAAATGAGTAACTTAAAACAAAAAGAAGATATGGATAATCAAGCACAACGTCATCAAATTGCTGCGAAGACCTATCGCGGGGTAGAACTGGTTCCCGTAGAAAATATTTATTATTTTTTAGCGGACCAAAAATATGTCACGGTACGTCATAAAAATGGCAGTGTACTTATTGATGAAACTTTAAAGGACTTAGAATTAGAATTTGGTGAACGGTTTATTCGTATTCATCGCAATGCTTTGGTTTCGGTGCATTATCTTGAAGGGTTAGAGGTGATTAACTCTGGACAATACCAAGTGCGTTGCCGTGAATTAGACGAACGTTTATCTGTGAGTCGACGACATTTACCAAATTTACGCGAACGAATTCATAAACTTTGA